From Saccharothrix espanaensis DSM 44229, the proteins below share one genomic window:
- the otsB gene encoding trehalose-phosphatase, translating into MTAEALPAELRRAIVQLARTPRLLVACDYDGTLAPIVANPEDARPLPESVGALRSLAGLHETTTAVISGRALRDLATLSRLPSEVHLVGSHGSEFDVGFVHALDADARALHRRLEAELELIVDGHEGVGLESKPASIAVHVRRAEPSVGERVLDAVRGGPSTWAGVQVTEGKAVIELAVVQTDKGHALDVLRHRVSATAAVFVGDDVTDEKAFARLTGPDVGIKVGDGESLAEYHIDDTVDVATVLAFLLEERRAWLHGDQAVPIERLTMLANERSVALLTPDARLNWLCHPEPDSAAVFADLLGGPAAGHFSIKPEHGSLPLGQRYVPGTMIVETRWSRLLVTDYLDHDLASHRTDLVRRISGSTNAVITFAPRPEFGQVPVRLLRERGGLRIVGTSDPMVLRSPGVDWEITSDGLQETATAVVRPREGASILLELRCGTDDLSEATLGEAERRARAGAYWSDWAATLTLPAVEPDLVMRSALTLKGLVHHETGAIMAAATTSLPEELGGIRNWDYRYCWLRDAALTAQALVSVGSLGEAEAYLGWVHGVLATLPGPERLHPLYTLQGTMLGAEAVIDTLPGYAGSRPVRVGNLANQQVQLDVFGPVVDLVVQLAAARGALTDPDWAMVQAMAEAVARRWHEPDHGIWEERHAPRHHVYSKVMCWVTLDRAVRLAEVYGRQVDPSWPVLRDTISNDVLKHGWSDESQSFTTAYDGDDLDAASLHVGLSGLIDPADDRFQATVTAIEAELRSGSTVYRYRRDDGLPGDEGGFHLCAAWMIEAYLLTGRRTEAEELFAQMVDAAGPTGLLPEEYDPIAERSLGNHPQAYSHLGLIRCAQLLAAR; encoded by the coding sequence TTGACCGCCGAGGCCCTCCCCGCCGAACTTCGCCGTGCGATCGTTCAGCTGGCGCGCACCCCGCGCCTGCTGGTCGCCTGCGACTACGACGGGACACTGGCTCCGATCGTGGCCAACCCTGAGGACGCCCGCCCGCTGCCCGAGTCGGTGGGCGCACTGCGCTCCCTGGCCGGGTTGCACGAGACCACGACAGCGGTGATCTCCGGGCGCGCGCTGCGCGACCTGGCGACGCTGTCGCGGCTCCCGTCCGAGGTACACCTGGTCGGATCGCACGGATCGGAGTTCGACGTCGGCTTCGTGCACGCGCTCGACGCCGACGCGCGAGCCCTGCACCGCCGCTTGGAAGCCGAGCTCGAACTCATCGTCGACGGCCACGAGGGCGTCGGCCTGGAGTCCAAACCCGCGAGCATCGCGGTGCACGTCCGGCGCGCCGAACCCTCCGTGGGGGAGCGGGTTCTCGACGCCGTGCGCGGCGGCCCGTCGACCTGGGCCGGCGTGCAGGTGACCGAGGGCAAGGCGGTGATCGAACTCGCCGTGGTGCAGACCGACAAGGGCCACGCCCTCGACGTCCTGCGGCACCGCGTGTCGGCCACCGCCGCGGTCTTCGTCGGCGACGACGTGACCGACGAGAAGGCGTTCGCCCGGCTCACCGGGCCGGACGTCGGCATCAAGGTCGGCGACGGCGAGTCGCTGGCCGAGTACCACATCGACGACACCGTCGACGTGGCCACCGTGCTGGCCTTCCTGCTGGAGGAGCGGCGCGCGTGGCTGCACGGCGACCAGGCCGTGCCGATCGAGCGGCTGACCATGCTCGCCAACGAGCGCTCGGTCGCGCTGCTCACCCCCGACGCGCGGCTGAACTGGCTGTGCCACCCCGAGCCGGACTCGGCGGCGGTGTTCGCCGACCTGCTCGGCGGACCGGCGGCCGGGCACTTCTCGATCAAGCCCGAGCACGGCTCGCTGCCCCTGGGCCAGCGGTACGTGCCGGGCACGATGATCGTGGAGACCCGCTGGTCGCGGCTGCTCGTCACGGACTACCTCGACCACGACCTGGCCTCGCACCGGACCGACCTGGTGCGCCGGATCTCCGGGTCGACCAACGCGGTGATCACCTTCGCGCCCCGGCCGGAGTTCGGCCAGGTGCCGGTGCGGCTGCTGCGCGAGCGGGGCGGCCTGCGGATCGTCGGCACGTCGGACCCGATGGTGCTGCGCTCGCCGGGCGTGGACTGGGAGATCACCTCCGACGGCCTGCAGGAGACCGCCACGGCGGTCGTCCGGCCCCGGGAGGGCGCGTCGATCCTGCTGGAGCTGCGGTGCGGCACGGACGACCTGTCCGAGGCCACGCTGGGCGAGGCGGAGCGGCGGGCCCGCGCGGGCGCGTACTGGTCGGACTGGGCGGCCACGCTCACGCTGCCGGCCGTCGAGCCCGACCTGGTCATGCGGTCCGCGCTGACCCTCAAGGGGCTGGTGCACCACGAGACCGGCGCGATCATGGCCGCGGCCACCACGTCGCTGCCGGAGGAACTGGGCGGCATCCGCAACTGGGACTACCGGTACTGCTGGCTGCGCGACGCGGCGCTGACCGCGCAGGCGCTGGTGTCGGTGGGCTCGCTCGGCGAGGCGGAGGCGTACCTGGGGTGGGTGCACGGCGTGCTGGCCACGCTGCCCGGCCCGGAGCGCCTGCACCCGCTGTACACGTTGCAGGGCACGATGCTGGGTGCCGAGGCGGTCATCGACACCCTGCCCGGGTACGCCGGCTCCCGGCCGGTGCGCGTGGGCAACCTCGCCAACCAGCAGGTCCAGCTGGACGTGTTCGGCCCGGTCGTGGACCTGGTCGTGCAGCTGGCCGCGGCCCGGGGGGCGCTGACCGACCCGGACTGGGCGATGGTGCAGGCGATGGCCGAGGCGGTCGCCCGCCGCTGGCACGAGCCCGACCACGGCATCTGGGAGGAGCGGCACGCCCCCCGTCACCACGTGTACTCGAAGGTGATGTGCTGGGTGACCCTCGACCGGGCGGTGCGGCTGGCCGAGGTCTACGGTCGGCAGGTCGACCCGTCGTGGCCGGTGCTGCGCGACACGATCTCCAACGACGTGCTCAAGCACGGGTGGAGCGACGAGTCGCAGTCGTTCACCACGGCGTACGACGGCGACGACCTCGACGCGGCGTCGCTGCACGTGGGCCTGTCGGGGTTGATCGACCCCGCCGACGACCGGTTCCAGGCGACGGTGACGGCCATCGAGGCGGAGCTGCGCTCGGGCTCGACCGTGTACCGCTACCGGCGCGACGACGGCCTGCCCGGTGACGAGGGCGGCTTCCACCTGTGCGCGGCGTGGATGATCGAGGCGTACCTGCTGACCGGCCGGCGGACGGAGGCGGAGGAGCTGTTCGCGCAGATGGTCGACGCGGCCGGCCCCACCGGTCTGCTGCCCGAGGAGTACGACCCGATCGCGGAGCGCTCGCTGGGCAACCACCCGCAGGCGTACAGCCACCTCGGCCTGATCCGCTGCGCGCAGCTGCTCGCGGCCAGGTGA
- a CDS encoding alpha,alpha-trehalose-phosphate synthase (UDP-forming), producing the protein MSIGENGADFLVVANRLPVDLERLEDGTQRWKHSPGGLVTALEPFLRSHSGAWIGWPGVADAEVEAFEEDGLQLHPVSLSSAEVRDYYEGFSNGTLWPLYHDVVAPPAFHRRWWNAYVRVNQRFADVTAKVAAQGATVWVQDYQLQLVPAMLRELRPDLRIGFFLHIPFPPVELFMQLPWRTEIIRGLLGADLVGFHRPGGAQNFLWLARRLVGLEPSRGAVGVRTRPGVVQVGDRTVRVGAFPISIDSAGLDALARSKDVQQHAKQIRGDLGNPKRILLGVDRLDYTKGIDVRLRALYELIADGRVDPTEVTMVQLATPSRERVDHYKQMRGEIEQAVGRINGEFSTVGHPVVHYLHQSVDRKELTAFMTAADVMVVTPVRDGMNLVCKEYVACRYDLGGALVLSEFAGAAAELTSAFLVNPHDLDGVKNALEAALTLDPAEGRRRMRALRRQVLTHDVDRWARSFLDALGTQTTA; encoded by the coding sequence GTGAGCATCGGCGAGAACGGCGCGGACTTCCTGGTCGTGGCGAACCGCTTGCCCGTCGACCTGGAGCGCCTGGAGGACGGCACCCAGCGCTGGAAGCACAGCCCCGGCGGCCTGGTGACCGCGCTGGAGCCGTTCCTGCGCTCGCACAGCGGGGCCTGGATCGGGTGGCCGGGTGTCGCGGACGCCGAGGTCGAGGCGTTCGAGGAGGACGGCCTCCAGCTGCACCCGGTGTCGTTGAGCTCGGCCGAGGTGCGCGACTACTACGAGGGGTTCTCCAACGGCACGCTGTGGCCGCTGTACCACGACGTGGTGGCCCCGCCGGCGTTCCACCGCAGGTGGTGGAACGCGTACGTGCGGGTGAACCAGCGGTTCGCCGACGTGACCGCGAAGGTGGCCGCCCAGGGCGCGACCGTCTGGGTGCAGGACTACCAGCTGCAACTGGTCCCGGCGATGCTCCGCGAGCTGCGCCCGGACCTGCGGATCGGGTTCTTCCTGCACATCCCGTTCCCGCCGGTGGAGCTGTTCATGCAGCTCCCGTGGCGCACCGAGATCATCCGCGGCCTGCTCGGCGCGGACCTGGTGGGCTTCCACCGGCCCGGTGGCGCGCAGAACTTCCTGTGGCTGGCCCGGCGCCTGGTCGGGCTGGAACCCAGCCGCGGCGCGGTCGGCGTGCGCACCCGCCCGGGTGTGGTCCAGGTCGGCGACCGGACGGTCCGGGTCGGCGCGTTCCCGATCTCGATCGACTCCGCCGGGCTGGACGCGCTCGCCCGCAGCAAGGACGTCCAGCAGCACGCCAAGCAGATCAGAGGAGACCTCGGGAACCCGAAGAGGATCCTGCTCGGCGTCGACCGCCTCGACTACACCAAGGGCATCGACGTCCGGCTCCGCGCGCTCTACGAGCTCATCGCGGACGGTCGGGTCGACCCGACCGAGGTGACCATGGTCCAGCTCGCGACGCCCAGCCGCGAGCGGGTCGACCACTACAAGCAGATGCGCGGCGAGATCGAGCAGGCGGTCGGCCGGATCAACGGCGAGTTCTCCACCGTCGGCCACCCGGTCGTCCACTACCTGCACCAATCGGTCGACCGCAAGGAGCTGACCGCGTTCATGACGGCCGCCGACGTCATGGTGGTGACCCCCGTCCGGGACGGCATGAACCTCGTCTGCAAGGAGTACGTGGCCTGCCGCTACGACTTGGGCGGGGCGCTCGTGCTCTCCGAGTTCGCGGGAGCCGCGGCGGAGCTGACGAGTGCCTTCCTGGTCAACCCGCACGACCTCGACGGCGTGAAGAACGCGCTGGAAGCCGCCCTCACGCTGGATCCGGCGGAGGGCCGCCGTAGGATGCGCGCGCTGCGCCGCCAAGTCCTCACGCACGACGTAGACCGCTGGGCTCGCTCGTTCCTTGACGCCTTGGGTACGCAGACCACGGCCTGA
- a CDS encoding threonine/serine exporter family protein, with translation MRLRRRRYRDPRTTPGLWQPVEGPSLPDDSTVHLVLDLALRVGEVQLASGAGAADVTATVVAVAEAYGLPRTEVDVIYTSITVSCHRGTEAAPITSLRVVRSRGLDYTRLAAVEDLIRRITSDRVKAPDAYAELDRISKQPHPYPRWTATAAWAGMAGAVAFLVGGGPLIALTAALVTAVIDRVGRVLNRRGLPFFFQQVVGGALASATALALYATDLLPSVRPSLLVAVGIVVLLSGLSLVGAVQDAITGYNVTAAGRTMEIALLTAGLITGIALTLRAGVQLGVPTSIRDPLPPLISDVPMQFAAGAATSLFFALASYSPVRALPIAAAAGAVGTTTYGLLALTGTNAISCAAAAATVVGFGGAVISRRLRTPPLVVAVAGMVPLLPGWTVYRGLYQLTIENDAAGLSTLVLAAGTALALASGVVLGEFLGRPVRSGLGRLGRRLAGPRLSGPPHPAIRRGERAADRT, from the coding sequence GTGCGGCTGCGGCGCAGGCGGTACCGCGACCCCAGGACCACCCCCGGCCTGTGGCAACCGGTCGAGGGACCGTCCCTTCCGGACGACTCGACCGTCCACCTGGTACTGGACCTGGCCCTGCGGGTCGGCGAGGTCCAGCTCGCCAGCGGCGCGGGCGCGGCGGACGTCACGGCGACCGTGGTGGCCGTCGCCGAGGCCTACGGGCTGCCGCGCACCGAGGTCGACGTGATCTACACGTCGATCACCGTGTCGTGCCACCGGGGCACCGAGGCCGCCCCCATCACGTCGCTGCGCGTGGTCCGGTCACGCGGCCTGGACTACACCCGGCTGGCGGCCGTCGAGGACCTGATCCGGCGGATCACCTCCGACCGGGTCAAGGCCCCGGACGCGTACGCCGAACTGGACCGGATCAGCAAGCAGCCGCACCCGTACCCGCGCTGGACGGCCACGGCGGCGTGGGCGGGCATGGCGGGCGCGGTGGCGTTCCTGGTCGGCGGCGGGCCGCTGATCGCGCTGACCGCCGCCCTGGTGACGGCGGTGATCGACCGGGTCGGGCGGGTGCTCAACCGGCGCGGGCTGCCGTTCTTCTTCCAGCAGGTGGTCGGCGGCGCGCTGGCGTCGGCGACGGCGCTCGCGCTCTACGCCACCGACCTGCTGCCCAGCGTCCGGCCGTCGCTGCTGGTGGCGGTCGGGATCGTGGTGCTGCTGTCCGGCTTGTCCCTGGTGGGCGCGGTGCAGGACGCGATCACCGGCTACAACGTGACGGCCGCCGGCCGCACGATGGAGATCGCCCTGCTCACCGCGGGCCTGATCACCGGCATCGCGCTCACGCTGCGGGCCGGCGTGCAGCTCGGCGTGCCGACCTCGATCCGGGACCCGCTGCCGCCGCTGATCTCCGACGTGCCGATGCAGTTCGCGGCGGGCGCGGCGACCTCGCTGTTCTTCGCGCTGGCCAGCTACTCGCCGGTGCGCGCGCTGCCGATCGCGGCGGCGGCCGGCGCGGTCGGCACGACCACGTACGGGCTGCTCGCGCTGACCGGCACCAACGCGATCTCGTGCGCGGCGGCCGCGGCGACGGTGGTGGGGTTCGGCGGCGCGGTGATCTCCCGACGGCTGCGCACGCCCCCGCTGGTCGTCGCGGTGGCCGGGATGGTGCCGCTGCTGCCCGGTTGGACGGTCTACCGCGGTCTTTACCAGCTCACCATCGAGAACGACGCGGCCGGTCTGTCCACCCTGGTGCTGGCCGCCGGCACGGCGTTGGCGCTGGCCAGCGGCGTGGTGCTGGGCGAGTTCCTCGGCCGGCCGGTGCGCAGCGGACTGGGCAGACTGGGACGGAGGTTGGCCGGGCCCCGGTTGTCCGGCCCACCGCACCCGGCCATCCGACGGGGCGAGCGGGCCGCCGACCGGACGTGA
- a CDS encoding glycosyltransferase 87 family protein — translation MLYLRWHGVWVAAGAELGDFKVYVAAGQAVLDGKPLYEPWKAALPTIAGTFKYPPFAAVLFVPLALLPTWALPVFALGGNLVLMLVVIRLGLRATGQPPGRTAVAWTAVLGALCLAMQPVEWNLLWGNVNVLLMALVLVDAALPEDNRWKGVLTGVAAGIKLIPLIFIAHLLLTGRWRAAGTSAAAFLVTIGLGFLVLPGEAGYFWGGGVTDPDRVTGTGSADAPENQSVRGVVARLLHDPDLPSAYWVPVAVVVGVAGLLLARRASSRGEDYLATSVVGVTMVLVTPVAWSHYWVWFVPFFVLGVRWAATSRRWWPWVPVVAGYLLVLAWPGGRNWDMPFPGLIFLPTHPAAGLVARGLQNVEVGVGLLLLVAVAVHLYRGNRSSRHSRRSLG, via the coding sequence GTGCTCTACCTGAGGTGGCACGGGGTGTGGGTGGCCGCCGGGGCGGAACTGGGCGACTTCAAGGTGTACGTGGCCGCCGGGCAGGCCGTGCTCGACGGGAAACCGTTGTACGAGCCGTGGAAGGCCGCCCTGCCGACCATCGCCGGCACGTTCAAGTACCCGCCCTTCGCCGCCGTGCTGTTCGTGCCGTTGGCGTTGCTGCCGACGTGGGCCCTGCCGGTGTTCGCGCTGGGCGGGAACCTGGTGCTGATGCTGGTGGTGATCCGGCTCGGCCTGCGGGCGACGGGGCAGCCGCCCGGCCGCACGGCGGTGGCGTGGACGGCCGTGCTCGGCGCGCTGTGCCTGGCCATGCAGCCGGTGGAGTGGAACCTGTTGTGGGGCAACGTCAACGTGCTGCTGATGGCCCTGGTGCTGGTCGACGCGGCGCTGCCGGAGGACAACCGGTGGAAGGGCGTGCTGACCGGCGTCGCGGCCGGGATCAAGCTCATCCCGCTGATCTTCATCGCGCACCTGCTGCTGACCGGGCGGTGGCGCGCGGCGGGCACGTCCGCCGCCGCGTTCCTGGTCACGATCGGGCTTGGTTTCCTGGTGCTGCCGGGGGAGGCCGGCTACTTCTGGGGCGGCGGCGTCACCGACCCCGACCGGGTCACCGGCACGGGTTCGGCGGACGCGCCGGAGAACCAGTCGGTCCGGGGCGTCGTCGCCCGCCTGCTGCACGACCCCGACCTGCCGTCCGCGTACTGGGTCCCGGTGGCCGTCGTGGTCGGGGTCGCCGGGCTGCTGCTGGCCCGGCGCGCGTCCTCGCGCGGCGAGGACTACCTGGCGACCTCGGTCGTCGGCGTCACGATGGTGCTGGTCACGCCCGTTGCCTGGTCGCACTACTGGGTCTGGTTCGTGCCGTTCTTCGTGCTCGGCGTCCGGTGGGCGGCGACCTCGCGGCGGTGGTGGCCGTGGGTGCCGGTGGTCGCCGGCTACCTGCTGGTGCTCGCCTGGCCGGGCGGCCGCAACTGGGACATGCCGTTCCCCGGCCTGATCTTTCTGCCGACCCACCCCGCGGCCGGGCTGGTCGCGAGGGGGCTGCAGAACGTCGAAGTCGGGGTGGGGCTGCTGCTCCTGGTCGCCGTCGCCGTTCACCTGTACCGGGGAAACCGCAGCTCGCGGCATAGTCGACGCTCGCTCGGGTAA
- a CDS encoding vWA domain-containing protein, with protein MQRIRRPALTVLAAFALAASVTQVVSPAGAAPAPTAPRKCGPMDVVFVVDDTGSMGGAITNLKTGINQIAQEVENLTGFDYRLGLATFKDNVTVVDNFAPNNRTPVIASVNALAASGGGNEPEASDEALNTVVNNLPAAGRPQNVDFAVGWRSNATKLAVLITDARPGGFDDDYDTTPANVDATNAALRATQALSKGIKVSSVYVPTSGGLTSTIVPIMQNYATTTGGLYTQAQADGSGVSTAVIDFLRDCKRSDVFIKDQGVDTGAEPNPNSLFWNSPDIKVCPGLADCGPGIQPVVGQANYIHVRLNNPGPNATANGFGTLKVYRTTPGGSTNWDPVTNGDWTYIGEETLSVPVGGVTVAKVLWSPVPGPGHFCLLARWVSASDPMTFPETANTSLNTQRNNNIAWRNYQTVRATPKAPGKSWFAVGNATGRPIKTDLVVTSPDRPLVGNGRVVIDLGPRLVELWRSTGARAEGVKQVGETQFEIADPKRAAFLGIPVQPGERHTTELTFTAGTQLGQFVQHVVQLAEGQDIGGVGYGITVDRG; from the coding sequence ATGCAACGCATTCGCAGACCGGCGCTGACGGTCCTGGCCGCCTTCGCGCTGGCCGCGTCGGTCACCCAGGTCGTGAGCCCGGCCGGAGCCGCGCCCGCGCCCACCGCCCCGCGCAAGTGCGGCCCGATGGACGTCGTGTTCGTCGTGGACGACACCGGCAGCATGGGCGGCGCGATCACCAACCTCAAGACCGGCATCAACCAGATCGCGCAGGAGGTCGAGAACCTGACCGGGTTCGACTACCGGCTGGGCCTGGCCACGTTCAAGGACAACGTCACCGTCGTCGACAACTTCGCGCCCAACAACCGGACGCCGGTCATCGCGAGCGTGAACGCCCTCGCCGCGAGCGGCGGCGGCAACGAGCCGGAAGCCTCCGACGAGGCGCTCAACACGGTGGTGAACAACCTGCCCGCGGCGGGCCGCCCGCAGAACGTCGACTTCGCCGTCGGCTGGCGCTCCAACGCCACCAAGCTGGCGGTGCTGATCACCGACGCCCGCCCCGGCGGCTTCGACGACGACTACGACACCACCCCGGCCAACGTCGACGCCACCAACGCCGCGCTGCGCGCCACCCAGGCGTTGAGCAAGGGCATCAAGGTCTCGTCGGTCTACGTGCCCACGTCGGGCGGCCTGACGAGCACCATCGTGCCGATCATGCAGAACTACGCCACCACCACCGGCGGCCTGTACACGCAGGCGCAGGCCGACGGCAGCGGCGTCAGCACGGCGGTCATCGACTTCCTGCGCGACTGCAAGCGCAGCGACGTGTTCATCAAGGACCAGGGCGTCGACACCGGCGCCGAGCCGAACCCGAACTCGCTGTTCTGGAACAGCCCGGACATCAAGGTCTGCCCCGGCCTCGCGGACTGCGGCCCCGGCATCCAGCCCGTCGTGGGCCAGGCGAACTACATCCACGTGCGGCTGAACAACCCGGGCCCGAACGCCACCGCGAACGGCTTCGGCACCTTGAAGGTCTACCGCACCACGCCCGGCGGCTCGACCAACTGGGACCCGGTGACCAACGGCGACTGGACCTACATCGGCGAGGAGACGCTCTCGGTGCCGGTGGGCGGCGTGACCGTGGCGAAGGTGCTGTGGAGCCCGGTCCCCGGCCCCGGCCACTTCTGCCTGCTGGCCCGCTGGGTGTCGGCCAGTGACCCGATGACCTTCCCGGAGACCGCGAACACCTCGCTCAACACCCAGCGCAACAACAACATCGCGTGGCGCAACTACCAGACCGTCCGGGCCACCCCGAAGGCCCCCGGCAAGTCCTGGTTCGCCGTCGGCAACGCCACCGGGCGCCCGATCAAGACCGACCTGGTCGTCACCAGCCCGGACCGCCCGCTGGTCGGCAACGGCCGGGTCGTCATCGACCTGGGCCCGAGGCTGGTCGAGCTCTGGCGCTCCACGGGGGCCAGGGCCGAGGGCGTGAAGCAGGTCGGCGAGACCCAGTTCGAGATCGCCGACCCGAAGCGCGCGGCGTTCCTCGGCATCCCGGTCCAGCCCGGTGAGCGGCACACCACCGAGCTGACCTTCACCGCCGGCACGCAGCTTGGCCAGTTCGTCCAGCACGTCGTCCAGCTCGCCGAGGGCCAGGACATCGGCGGCGTCGGCTACGGCATCACCGTCGACCGCGGCTGA
- a CDS encoding sensor histidine kinase produces MARLPWFGRHRLRLGTRLALGLGALALGVFAVVGMVMVTNMEGYLADKLDEQMKATQVDLEKDVNKYGKLNTSIYGWFAAVYQVDGDEVTLRPPAGLPLDSTEMREVAREVTGDKPVFRTADLRGEGTYRLRGCPMGDGLVLVSAAPMNDLTNTVRQLVMVVVATFLLALIAFVVIGRAVLRRGLQPLSDMAQTAHDISSHDLTDSARLAVRAEGGSGGVEVEELRTAFNTMLEHIDSSLAARTAAEQRLRRFIADASHELRTPLTSIRGYADLFRYAAANAPQEREAHLERLRSEAARMSVLLDDLLLLARLDSAETEAPLRPVDGDLAELVREAADAFQAARPDHPLTVLPGPEPVRLRFDPMRVRQVLDNLLANAALHTPPGTSVSLSVAVEGRHAVLRVSDTGPGIPAADQARIFDRFYRVDNSRTRDRGGSGLGLAVAHSLIVAHGGTIGLDSRPGSTTFTIRIPRN; encoded by the coding sequence GTGGCCCGCCTGCCCTGGTTCGGCCGGCACCGGCTGCGGCTGGGCACCCGGCTCGCGCTCGGCCTCGGCGCGCTGGCGCTGGGCGTGTTCGCGGTGGTCGGCATGGTCATGGTGACCAACATGGAGGGCTACCTCGCCGACAAGCTCGACGAGCAGATGAAGGCGACCCAGGTCGACCTGGAGAAGGACGTCAACAAGTACGGCAAGCTCAACACCTCGATCTACGGCTGGTTCGCCGCCGTCTACCAGGTCGACGGCGACGAGGTCACCCTGCGCCCGCCCGCCGGGCTGCCGCTGGACAGCACCGAGATGCGCGAGGTCGCCCGCGAGGTGACCGGCGACAAGCCGGTGTTCCGCACCGCCGACCTGCGCGGCGAGGGCACCTACCGGCTGCGCGGCTGCCCGATGGGCGACGGGCTGGTGCTGGTCAGCGCCGCCCCGATGAACGACCTGACGAACACCGTGCGGCAGCTGGTGATGGTCGTGGTGGCCACGTTCCTGCTGGCGCTGATCGCGTTCGTGGTGATCGGCCGGGCGGTGCTGCGGCGCGGGCTGCAACCGTTGAGCGACATGGCGCAGACCGCGCACGACATCTCGTCGCACGACCTGACCGACTCGGCCCGGCTCGCGGTGCGCGCCGAGGGCGGCAGCGGCGGCGTCGAGGTGGAGGAGCTGCGGACCGCGTTCAACACCATGCTGGAGCACATCGACTCGTCGCTGGCCGCGCGCACGGCCGCCGAGCAGCGGCTGCGCCGGTTCATCGCGGACGCCTCGCACGAGCTGCGCACCCCGTTGACGTCGATCCGGGGTTACGCCGACCTGTTCCGCTACGCCGCCGCGAACGCGCCGCAGGAGCGCGAGGCGCACCTGGAGCGGCTGCGGTCGGAGGCGGCGCGGATGAGCGTGCTGCTGGACGACCTGCTGCTGCTGGCCCGGCTGGACTCGGCCGAGACCGAGGCGCCGCTGCGGCCGGTGGACGGCGACCTGGCGGAGCTGGTGCGGGAGGCGGCCGACGCGTTCCAGGCGGCCCGCCCGGACCACCCGCTGACGGTGCTCCCCGGTCCGGAGCCGGTGCGGCTGCGGTTCGACCCGATGCGGGTGCGGCAGGTGCTGGACAACCTGCTGGCCAACGCCGCCCTGCACACCCCGCCGGGCACCTCCGTGTCGCTGTCGGTGGCCGTCGAGGGCCGGCACGCCGTGCTGCGGGTGAGCGACACCGGGCCGGGCATCCCGGCCGCCGACCAGGCCCGGATCTTCGACCGGTTCTACCGGGTGGACAACTCGCGCACCCGCGACCGGGGTGGCAGCGGGCTCGGCCTGGCGGTGGCGCACTCACTCATCGTGGCGCACGGCGGGACGATCGGGCTGGACAGCCGGCCGGGCTCCACCACGTTCACCATCCGCATTCCCCGAAATTGA